A single genomic interval of Desulfolucanica intricata harbors:
- a CDS encoding metallophosphoesterase family protein, whose protein sequence is MTDFTFIHAADLHLDSPFQGIKEVSEEVARELREATFMSLERIIALCLREKVDFLVLAGDLFDHSNYSLRAWLRLRDQLARLSEQKIATFVAWGNHDHAAGSRVDISWPDMVYFFPPGEVAEFPILSGRREIARVHGISYPKAHVAENYASKFVRKSSLFHLGVLHCNVGEQPGHGNYAPCRLEDLINRGFDYWALGHVHTRVILHRELPTIVYPGNSQGRNPRETGEKGCYLVRVKSGRVAALEFRPVDSIRWLVEDVNILEISNEQELLNKLYDHLELLQRGMCGIPVLVRVYLSGRSRLHRRLCDGTYLEDLLMELREWLADKRPFIWLESIKVRTKPEIQVEELLTQDNLPGDFLRLAQEAQDNRELFFILKESLSPLFNHRRLRQFLPSFTDEQLEDWLDEAVWLGLELLTKEEE, encoded by the coding sequence ATGACTGATTTTACTTTTATTCATGCTGCTGATTTACATTTAGACAGTCCTTTCCAAGGCATAAAAGAAGTCTCCGAGGAAGTGGCCCGTGAGTTGCGTGAGGCCACTTTTATGTCGTTAGAACGAATTATAGCTTTATGCCTGAGAGAAAAGGTGGATTTTTTAGTATTGGCCGGTGATCTTTTTGACCACAGTAACTATAGTCTAAGGGCCTGGCTTCGTCTTCGCGATCAGTTGGCCCGCCTGAGTGAACAAAAAATTGCTACTTTTGTGGCTTGGGGGAATCATGATCATGCAGCCGGGTCAAGAGTGGATATTTCCTGGCCGGATATGGTTTATTTTTTCCCCCCGGGAGAGGTGGCCGAGTTTCCGATCTTATCAGGGAGGCGGGAGATAGCAAGAGTTCACGGGATCAGTTATCCCAAGGCTCACGTAGCAGAGAACTATGCCAGTAAATTTGTCCGAAAAAGTTCTTTATTCCATTTAGGAGTTCTGCACTGTAATGTCGGGGAACAACCGGGCCATGGTAATTATGCTCCCTGTCGTTTAGAAGATTTAATTAATCGTGGTTTTGACTACTGGGCACTGGGCCATGTGCACACACGGGTAATCTTACACCGGGAACTTCCTACCATAGTCTATCCGGGTAACAGTCAGGGGCGAAATCCCCGTGAAACCGGAGAAAAGGGCTGCTACCTGGTTAGGGTTAAGTCGGGCCGGGTGGCTGCTCTGGAATTTAGGCCCGTAGATAGTATCCGCTGGTTAGTCGAAGATGTGAATATTTTGGAAATTTCTAACGAACAGGAATTGTTAAACAAGCTATATGATCACCTGGAATTGCTGCAGAGGGGAATGTGTGGTATACCCGTTTTGGTGCGAGTTTATCTAAGCGGACGGAGTAGGTTGCACCGCCGGTTATGTGACGGCACTTATCTTGAGGACTTATTGATGGAGCTAAGGGAATGGCTGGCTGATAAGAGACCTTTTATATGGCTTGAATCTATAAAGGTTCGTACTAAACCTGAAATACAGGTGGAGGAACTTCTGACTCAGGATAATTTACCCGGAGATTTTCTACGATTAGCACAGGAAGCCCAAGATAACCGAGAACTTTTTTTTATTTTAAAAGAAAGTTTAAGTCCTTTATTCAACCACAGGAGGTTGAGACAGTTTTTGCCGTCGTTTACCGATGAACAGTTAGAGGATTGGTTGGATGAGGCTGTATGGTTGG